From a region of the Paenibacillus sp. FSL R10-2734 genome:
- a CDS encoding ABC transporter permease subunit — MDTLTRFELRKIIRSKLFYVVIAIVIAVVLLLVNMRVTGAYITGKDGKELKGLAAISLQREYGRQLAGPLTTEKLANSIERHKKAHLDPNNIDDKGNLNSEAYAKYEVPDEQINTLIRYAFSPLSNYDYSVMDRLQPDDAKVFYEKRIEKVNGYLNYDYSYGNYSVKEKAFFNTMNEELRVPFQMDYVTGWEKVFQNLQNLFLIISLAIAICLAPMFADEYQRGTDAIILSSRYGRNKVITAKLKAGFILSIALLFLALVAYTLLLLGIFGFEGAKANVQMIDLLAPVSFTVFQAYLWAILIGSLACLMVGALTLWLSSLMSSPFSVIIVIGILVIGPLFIPASKSSRLFNHLIDLLPASMFDGFKKITSYELFNLFGVLIPEYKVMAGFAVIVIVLLLPLTYRAFKKHQVA, encoded by the coding sequence ATGGACACGCTGACCCGGTTTGAACTGCGGAAAATAATAAGGAGCAAATTGTTTTACGTCGTAATTGCGATTGTAATAGCAGTGGTCCTACTCTTAGTTAACATGAGGGTCACAGGGGCATACATAACGGGTAAGGATGGTAAGGAATTAAAAGGATTGGCTGCGATTTCCCTCCAAAGAGAATACGGTCGTCAGCTTGCCGGTCCCTTAACGACTGAAAAATTGGCAAATTCGATTGAACGACACAAAAAGGCTCATCTCGATCCGAATAATATTGATGATAAAGGGAATTTAAACAGTGAAGCTTATGCTAAATATGAAGTGCCAGATGAACAGATCAATACTTTAATTCGTTACGCATTTTCTCCTTTGAGCAATTATGATTATTCTGTAATGGATAGATTGCAACCGGATGATGCTAAAGTGTTTTATGAGAAACGGATTGAAAAAGTTAACGGTTATTTAAATTACGATTATTCTTATGGTAATTATTCCGTCAAGGAGAAAGCATTCTTTAATACAATGAACGAGGAGCTTCGTGTTCCATTTCAGATGGACTATGTTACTGGATGGGAAAAAGTATTCCAAAATCTTCAAAACCTCTTTTTAATTATATCTTTGGCCATTGCTATATGCCTCGCTCCCATGTTCGCCGACGAATATCAGCGGGGCACGGATGCGATCATTTTGTCTTCTCGTTATGGTCGCAATAAGGTCATCACCGCCAAATTAAAGGCTGGCTTTATTCTATCTATAGCACTACTATTCTTAGCGCTCGTGGCATACACGCTTTTGCTGCTCGGAATATTTGGATTTGAGGGTGCGAAAGCAAATGTGCAGATGATTGACCTTTTGGCTCCCGTTTCCTTCACAGTCTTCCAAGCGTATCTGTGGGCGATCCTCATCGGTAGTCTAGCCTGTCTGATGGTGGGAGCATTGACTCTGTGGCTGTCCAGCCTTATGAGTAGTCCCTTTTCTGTTATCATTGTCATAGGAATATTGGTTATTGGTCCACTGTTCATTCCTGCCAGCAAGAGCAGTCGTTTGTTTAATCATCTGATAGATTTACTGCCGGCCAGTATGTTTGATGGCTTTAAAAAAATTACCTCTTATGAATTGTTTAATCTGTTCGGTGTATTGATTCCAGAATATAAGGTCATGGCAGGATTCGCTGTTATTGTCATAGTGCTACTGTTGCCTCTTACTTATAGGGCGTTTAAGAAACATCAGGTGGCCTGA
- a CDS encoding glycerol dehydrogenase, with translation MTQIICSPTKYIQGNGEIRKLGDYCLQLGAKSAFAIIDPYIFSMYKEDISHSFELNNILIVMREFKGECSRNQVDELVLQLGLKDVEVVLGIGGGKTLDTAKAVSFMADLPVVIVPTVASTDAPCSALSVLYTDEGDFDCYLPLKRNPDMVIADIDIIAKAPTRLLVAGMGDALSTFYEARACRQSGAITHAGGTSTIAAFSLARACLDTLLAEGELALQDVKQGITTSAVEHIVEANIYLSGVGFESGGLAAAHAIHNGLTLHEGCRNTLHGEKVAFATIVQLVLEKAPSEEIAQVIDFCKRVGLPVTLKDLGITSSEIDKLMVVAEASCTQESPMWNMPFEVQAVNVLEAILAADERGQ, from the coding sequence ATGACGCAAATAATATGTTCACCGACAAAATATATTCAGGGAAATGGCGAGATTCGTAAGCTGGGAGATTATTGTTTGCAGTTGGGAGCGAAAAGCGCTTTTGCGATTATAGATCCTTATATTTTTTCTATGTACAAGGAGGATATCTCACACAGCTTTGAATTGAATAATATTCTAATTGTAATGCGCGAATTCAAGGGCGAGTGCAGCCGTAATCAGGTGGATGAGCTGGTGCTACAACTCGGTTTGAAGGACGTTGAAGTCGTCTTAGGGATTGGTGGTGGCAAGACGTTAGATACAGCCAAAGCAGTAAGTTTCATGGCGGATCTGCCGGTAGTTATTGTACCTACTGTCGCCTCAACAGATGCACCTTGTAGCGCGTTATCGGTTTTGTATACGGATGAGGGTGACTTTGATTGCTATCTACCATTAAAAAGAAATCCCGATATGGTCATCGCAGATATCGATATCATTGCTAAAGCTCCGACAAGATTACTGGTTGCTGGAATGGGTGACGCCTTGAGCACTTTTTACGAAGCAAGAGCCTGCCGGCAATCAGGGGCGATTACCCATGCGGGCGGGACTAGTACAATCGCAGCCTTCTCCTTAGCACGGGCTTGTCTGGATACGCTTCTCGCGGAGGGTGAATTAGCATTGCAAGATGTGAAACAAGGAATCACCACTTCTGCGGTGGAACATATTGTTGAAGCTAATATTTACTTAAGCGGCGTTGGGTTTGAGAGCGGCGGGCTTGCCGCAGCCCATGCCATTCATAACGGACTGACGTTGCATGAGGGATGCCGGAATACGCTACACGGTGAGAAGGTTGCTTTTGCTACGATCGTACAGTTAGTACTTGAGAAGGCTCCGAGTGAGGAGATCGCTCAGGTCATTGATTTCTGCAAAAGAGTCGGACTTCCAGTAACACTTAAGGATCTTGGAATCACCAGTAGTGAGATCGATAAATTAATGGTGGTGGCGGAAGCTAGTTGTACTCAGGAAAGTCCAATGTGGAATATGCCTTTCGAGGTCCAAGCTGTGAATGTGCTAGAAGCAATCCTTGCTGCTGACGAGCGAGGGCAATAG
- a CDS encoding ABC transporter ATP-binding protein: MLELTLNQVSKHFSAKKAVNGISIRLTNGVYGLLGANGAGKTTLLRMICGILNPTSGTIQMNNEEIGRMGERYRDLLGYLPQDFGYYPDFSAEEFLWYIGSLKGLTLAASKGKARELLGTVALDDVARKKIRTFSGGMKQRLGIAQALLNDPHLLVLDEPTAGLDPKERVRFRNLIADLGRDKIVILSTHIVSDVEYIADQILVMKKGSLLTAGTVDQLTATMKSFVWSCRIPVREAEEWNARYCVSNLRHEGDQVELRIVSAERPIEQATSVVPTLEDFYLYHFQEEEDVTAIEK, translated from the coding sequence ATGCTCGAACTGACTTTAAATCAGGTGAGTAAGCATTTTTCTGCCAAAAAGGCAGTAAACGGAATCTCAATCCGACTTACCAACGGTGTCTACGGTTTACTGGGGGCAAACGGCGCCGGAAAAACAACATTGCTTCGGATGATCTGCGGTATCCTGAACCCTACTTCGGGAACGATACAGATGAACAATGAGGAAATCGGTCGTATGGGGGAACGCTATCGCGATTTGCTTGGTTATCTACCTCAGGACTTCGGATATTATCCTGATTTCAGTGCAGAGGAGTTTCTGTGGTACATAGGTTCGCTAAAAGGATTGACGCTGGCGGCATCAAAAGGGAAAGCTCGAGAACTACTCGGCACTGTGGCTCTGGATGATGTGGCTCGGAAAAAAATCCGCACTTTTTCTGGAGGGATGAAGCAGCGGCTGGGTATCGCACAGGCACTACTTAATGATCCCCATTTGTTGGTATTGGACGAGCCGACTGCAGGACTTGATCCTAAAGAACGGGTCCGCTTCCGTAACCTTATCGCCGATTTGGGTAGGGACAAGATTGTTATTCTCTCGACACATATTGTATCCGATGTGGAATATATTGCTGACCAGATTCTTGTAATGAAGAAAGGTAGTTTGCTGACAGCCGGTACGGTGGACCAGCTGACGGCAACGATGAAGAGCTTCGTATGGTCATGTCGTATCCCAGTCCGGGAGGCTGAGGAATGGAATGCCCGTTATTGTGTAAGCAATTTGCGGCATGAAGGGGATCAGGTGGAACTGAGAATTGTGTCCGCAGAGAGACCTATTGAGCAGGCGACATCGGTCGTGCCAACGCTGGAGGACTTCTATTTATACCATTTTCAGGAGGAAGAAGATGTTACGGCTATTGAAAAATAG
- a CDS encoding divergent polysaccharide deacetylase family protein, translated as MKDSRKVKRYFLNWFAVAAVMITAIVPAMPSVSAATSKDNVTNMQLEESTAKRNKVVIIIDDFGNDMKGTDEMFSLPVKLTVAVMPFLPTSVKDATRAHERGDDVLVHLPMEPRQGNPKWLGPGAILAKMSDEEVRQKVEAALDNVPYAIGINNHMGSKITGDERIMAVILSVCKERGLFFVDSKTNYRSVAGNMAYRMGLPRVENHIFLDDTHTASHVLKQMGLVKDLAQDQRFCITIGHVGIFGKETAAGIRSGIEQMKDSVDFIGISDLVKSEMKWNSNLTLP; from the coding sequence ATGAAGGACAGCCGAAAAGTTAAACGTTATTTTCTAAATTGGTTTGCTGTTGCTGCAGTAATGATTACCGCAATTGTTCCGGCGATGCCGTCTGTCTCTGCAGCCACGTCTAAAGACAACGTTACCAATATGCAGCTTGAAGAGAGTACAGCTAAGCGCAATAAGGTCGTTATTATTATTGATGATTTCGGCAATGACATGAAGGGAACGGATGAAATGTTCTCGCTGCCTGTGAAGCTTACGGTGGCTGTTATGCCTTTCTTGCCAACATCCGTTAAAGATGCCACTCGTGCACACGAACGCGGAGATGATGTGCTGGTGCATTTGCCGATGGAGCCGCGCCAAGGTAATCCGAAATGGCTAGGACCAGGAGCCATACTGGCCAAGATGTCCGATGAGGAAGTTCGACAAAAGGTTGAGGCAGCACTCGATAATGTACCTTATGCGATCGGTATAAATAACCACATGGGCTCAAAGATCACCGGAGACGAGCGGATTATGGCCGTGATCTTATCCGTATGCAAAGAACGAGGATTGTTCTTTGTGGACAGTAAGACCAACTACCGTTCCGTTGCAGGTAATATGGCTTATCGAATGGGGCTACCTCGCGTGGAGAACCACATCTTTCTGGATGACACACATACAGCTAGCCATGTTCTGAAACAAATGGGCCTCGTTAAAGATTTAGCACAGGATCAACGCTTTTGCATCACCATTGGTCATGTTGGCATATTTGGAAAAGAGACCGCCGCAGGGATCCGCAGCGGTATTGAGCAAATGAAAGACAGTGTTGATTTTATTGGCATTTCTGATCTGGTCAAAAGCGAGATGAAGTGGAACTCCAACCTTACACTTCCATAA
- a CDS encoding ABC transporter permease subunit, whose amino-acid sequence MDILTRFELRKIMRRKPFYAGIVILIVAALFLSIILVANTQTTGKDGKFLNGVAAIQLEREYNRQLAGPLTIEKMEAAVKRHQKLLRDPENLDEKGEMTVEANAKYDVKDNQIQFLITDAFSPASGYDFYLINKISPEDVKGFYQKRMEKVQGLLNSNDSGSNYTVKEKAFFTKMNEEIPVPFQMNYVTGWKNVFENLPSLFLIIAFVIAVCLAPVFAGEYQKGTDSIVLSTRYGRSKAIAAKLKASFIISVGLIVLAIGVYTLLILGVFGFDGANASVQMIKFLAPVPYTVMQTYMWAVLIGSLACLLVGALTLWLSSRMGNSFSVIIAVGILLVGTQFIPENKNSRLFNHLIDLLPGNMFDSFSKITGYEVFHLGWQLIPEYKIMVGFSVITITLLLPFSYRAFKKHQVI is encoded by the coding sequence ATGGATATATTGACCCGTTTCGAGCTGCGAAAGATCATGCGCCGAAAACCATTTTATGCAGGGATTGTAATCTTGATAGTGGCGGCGTTATTCTTATCCATTATATTAGTCGCAAATACACAAACGACAGGAAAAGATGGTAAGTTCTTGAATGGAGTAGCAGCTATCCAATTAGAAAGAGAGTACAATCGTCAGCTTGCCGGTCCGTTGACCATAGAAAAGATGGAAGCAGCGGTTAAAAGACATCAAAAATTACTTCGTGACCCTGAGAACCTTGATGAAAAAGGTGAGATGACCGTCGAAGCTAATGCCAAATATGACGTTAAGGATAATCAAATTCAATTTTTGATTACAGATGCATTTTCTCCTGCAAGCGGATATGATTTTTACCTTATAAACAAAATAAGTCCTGAAGACGTTAAGGGATTTTACCAGAAACGGATGGAAAAAGTCCAAGGATTGTTAAATAGTAATGACTCTGGTAGCAATTACACAGTCAAAGAGAAAGCTTTTTTCACCAAAATGAATGAGGAAATTCCGGTGCCTTTTCAAATGAACTATGTTACTGGTTGGAAAAATGTATTTGAGAATTTGCCGAGTCTCTTTCTAATTATTGCATTTGTCATTGCGGTTTGTCTCGCCCCCGTATTTGCCGGGGAATATCAGAAAGGAACAGACTCCATCGTTTTATCTACTCGTTATGGTCGCAGCAAAGCCATCGCTGCCAAATTGAAAGCAAGCTTTATTATATCTGTAGGACTTATAGTGTTAGCAATTGGGGTTTATACATTGCTAATTCTAGGGGTATTTGGATTCGATGGAGCGAATGCCAGCGTGCAGATGATTAAATTTTTGGCTCCTGTTCCCTACACGGTGATGCAAACCTATATGTGGGCGGTACTTATCGGTAGCCTAGCTTGTCTATTGGTGGGAGCGCTGACACTGTGGCTCTCCAGTCGGATGGGAAACTCATTTTCCGTTATTATCGCAGTTGGAATTCTTCTTGTAGGTACCCAGTTTATTCCCGAAAATAAAAATAGCCGTCTATTTAATCATCTGATAGATTTGCTGCCAGGTAATATGTTTGACAGCTTTAGTAAAATAACAGGTTATGAAGTATTTCATCTTGGGTGGCAGTTGATTCCAGAGTATAAGATAATGGTTGGATTCTCGGTAATAACTATAACACTATTGCTGCCTTTTAGTTATCGGGCATTCAAAAAGCATCAGGTTATATAG
- a CDS encoding LytTR family DNA-binding domain-containing protein: MLHIAVCDDDEKMLQQLKDFFLEFSKKSTNTFYVQYFPSGEELLYYYSLPGRYTFHLIFMDIEMSGISGLDTVLKIRAQPDYNVQIIFLADSPEYMIDSFNVQPFYYQLKPLLYETFHALLQRAFVYINTAVYPRIKLKTTDGEVILQTFEVISLVKVDKSHVKITTLDQVIYSSITLTQLSERLDINFYQIHKSAIVNMRHIKKFTSSTVVMTNKDILPLGRLYKKDVIEVHTSTLCEPTLQRV; encoded by the coding sequence TTGTTGCATATTGCAGTATGCGATGATGACGAAAAAATGCTTCAGCAGTTAAAAGATTTCTTTTTAGAATTTTCAAAAAAATCTACAAATACCTTTTATGTGCAATATTTTCCGTCGGGAGAGGAATTACTATACTATTATAGTCTTCCCGGCCGATATACCTTCCACTTAATCTTTATGGATATCGAAATGTCCGGCATCAGCGGGTTAGACACTGTACTCAAAATTCGCGCTCAACCAGATTATAACGTCCAGATCATTTTCTTAGCTGATTCTCCCGAATATATGATTGATAGTTTTAATGTACAACCATTTTATTATCAGTTAAAACCCCTACTTTACGAAACATTCCATGCATTATTGCAAAGAGCATTCGTATATATAAATACCGCCGTTTATCCACGTATCAAGCTAAAAACAACGGATGGAGAGGTTATTCTGCAAACATTTGAAGTTATATCATTGGTCAAAGTAGATAAATCACATGTTAAAATAACCACCCTGGATCAGGTAATATATTCTTCTATAACATTGACCCAGCTCTCAGAGAGACTCGATATAAATTTCTATCAAATACATAAATCTGCCATTGTAAACATGAGGCATATCAAAAAATTCACTTCCAGTACGGTAGTAATGACAAACAAGGACATACTTCCTTTGGGCCGATTGTATAAGAAGGATGTGATAGAAGTTCATACGAGTACTCTCTGCGAACCTACTCTTCAAAGAGTATAG
- a CDS encoding YqzE family protein, protein MASGGDELVKYITEKVVVYIEDPRAIHARRAAATKQPWSQKWFGMLPLGWSIWRSKWSRGKKE, encoded by the coding sequence ATGGCTTCCGGTGGCGATGAGCTTGTGAAGTATATAACCGAGAAGGTAGTCGTATATATCGAGGATCCACGTGCCATACATGCTCGTAGAGCAGCAGCTACGAAGCAGCCGTGGTCACAGAAATGGTTCGGCATGCTTCCACTTGGGTGGTCTATCTGGCGAAGCAAGTGGAGCCGAGGTAAAAAAGAATGA
- a CDS encoding ABC transporter ATP-binding protein: MFLNVAAVFQDLIQYPFDIKSNIGLGNLEEVNNLEKIIDAAKNSGADEFIAQLPEKYETRLKKEWSGSVDLSLGQWQKLAITRALMKPSAILILDEPTASLDVISEHEIFMRFQEMKFSRLCIMVTHRFVNTRDVDNIIVLQSGEIRELGTHAELIQQKGVYASLYRMQADSYEKEAAEEFHEKVTM; this comes from the coding sequence GTGTTTCTGAATGTCGCCGCGGTATTTCAGGACTTAATACAGTATCCTTTTGATATAAAATCTAATATCGGTTTGGGGAATTTGGAAGAGGTAAACAATCTGGAAAAAATAATTGACGCGGCAAAAAACTCGGGAGCAGATGAATTTATTGCCCAACTTCCTGAGAAATATGAGACCAGACTAAAAAAGGAATGGTCCGGCAGTGTGGATTTATCGCTGGGACAATGGCAAAAGCTGGCCATTACGAGGGCGTTAATGAAGCCCTCCGCTATACTAATTCTGGATGAGCCAACCGCATCATTGGATGTGATCTCAGAACATGAAATTTTCATGCGTTTTCAGGAAATGAAATTCAGTAGATTATGCATAATGGTAACTCATCGATTTGTTAATACCAGGGATGTGGACAATATCATTGTACTGCAGTCGGGTGAGATAAGAGAATTAGGCACGCATGCCGAACTGATCCAGCAAAAAGGAGTGTATGCGAGTCTGTATAGGATGCAAGCAGATTCGTACGAAAAGGAAGCGGCTGAAGAATTTCACGAAAAAGTCACAATGTAA
- a CDS encoding sigma-70 family RNA polymerase sigma factor, protein MDEVEWIRRIHEGETQYLTPLIERYYPGIQKYCYYKVRSEEESKDLTQETFYRFCRYIDRYKNAGKCLAYLYTIARHLCNDYLQKQYSLSWVHREEAEKPFSQPNGSIEEQVEGEHLVHELLLLLPEEQREMVFMRFCLDMTFRDIARVTGVNVCMVQYRVKRGLIVLRSYLERSEFVEEEAATFHSNYTKKLPFVSR, encoded by the coding sequence GTGGATGAAGTGGAGTGGATCCGGCGAATACATGAGGGGGAGACGCAGTACTTAACACCGCTGATCGAAAGGTATTACCCCGGAATCCAGAAGTATTGCTACTACAAGGTTCGAAGTGAGGAAGAATCGAAGGATCTGACCCAAGAAACTTTCTATCGATTTTGCAGATATATTGACAGATATAAAAATGCAGGAAAATGCCTCGCATACTTATACACAATCGCTCGTCACCTGTGCAATGATTATCTGCAAAAACAGTATTCGTTGTCCTGGGTACATAGGGAGGAAGCAGAAAAACCGTTTTCACAGCCAAACGGCTCCATTGAAGAACAAGTAGAAGGAGAGCATCTGGTTCATGAGCTGCTTCTACTTCTGCCTGAAGAGCAGCGGGAAATGGTTTTTATGCGATTTTGTCTGGATATGACCTTCCGCGACATAGCTCGTGTTACGGGAGTAAATGTATGCATGGTTCAATATCGAGTGAAGCGTGGGTTAATTGTTTTAAGAAGCTATTTGGAGAGGAGTGAATTCGTTGAAGAAGAAGCAGCGACATTCCATAGTAACTACACTAAGAAACTCCCCTTCGTTTCCCGTTGA
- a CDS encoding SDR family oxidoreductase: MDHHLAGKVALVTGASRGMGREIANNLTLHGAKVVVNYASSSGKAEEVVSEIKQKGGEAIAIQADISRVAELELLFQTTLEAYGQIDILVNNAGIMITKPIASMSEEDFDKQFAINVKGTFFACQQAAKHMSENGRIINFSTSVTGQMFPTYSVYAGTKGAVEQITRQLAKEFGRKGITINAVSPGPVNTELFTMGKSPEEIANVGNMNSFGRLGEPEDISSVVLFLASKESQWVTGQTIRVNGGFI; this comes from the coding sequence ATGGATCATCATTTAGCTGGTAAAGTAGCTTTGGTAACAGGTGCTTCAAGAGGAATGGGACGGGAAATCGCTAATAATTTAACACTCCATGGAGCGAAGGTCGTTGTTAATTATGCAAGTAGTTCAGGCAAGGCGGAGGAAGTTGTGAGCGAAATTAAGCAAAAAGGCGGAGAGGCAATCGCCATCCAAGCGGATATCAGCCGAGTGGCCGAACTTGAACTACTATTCCAAACTACACTGGAAGCTTATGGGCAAATCGATATTCTCGTTAACAACGCAGGCATTATGATTACGAAGCCGATTGCGAGCATGTCAGAAGAAGACTTCGACAAACAATTTGCAATCAATGTAAAGGGAACATTCTTTGCCTGCCAACAAGCGGCTAAACATATGAGTGAGAACGGACGGATCATTAATTTCTCGACATCAGTTACAGGTCAGATGTTTCCCACCTATAGCGTATATGCGGGGACAAAGGGAGCTGTGGAACAAATCACCCGTCAGTTGGCCAAAGAATTTGGACGAAAAGGAATTACGATTAATGCGGTCTCACCGGGTCCAGTGAATACGGAGCTATTTACCATGGGTAAGTCACCTGAAGAGATTGCAAACGTTGGGAATATGAATTCTTTCGGACGTTTAGGTGAGCCTGAGGATATCTCGAGTGTAGTGCTATTTCTAGCCAGTAAGGAATCACAGTGGGTTACGGGTCAGACGATTCGTGTGAACGGGGGATTCATTTAA
- a CDS encoding N-acetylmuramoyl-L-alanine amidase, with the protein MKNWIKYTFPRTATALCCFRITLTTVGLLILFLGNAQASTASATPTKPVMNDDRQHLLGHGHRMILIDAGHGGIDGGTSYGNILEKDITLDISRRLFLLLRSDGFDVILNRNGDYAPSDENRWLRSKSRHLRDLAQRKELAETLPANVVVSIHINWAPSPSKHGPLVLYRQEGRSYFLANSIQQQLNSLYDVEAHPRPGKPFYLLNKITATTVIVEAGFVSSPADRQKLCSPKGQQEIAEAIAGGIVAYFMEV; encoded by the coding sequence TTGAAAAACTGGATAAAATATACTTTTCCCAGAACAGCAACTGCTTTATGTTGCTTTCGGATCACTTTAACTACCGTAGGACTGCTAATATTGTTTCTGGGGAACGCACAAGCCTCTACTGCCTCTGCAACACCAACCAAACCAGTGATGAATGATGATCGTCAGCACCTATTAGGCCACGGTCATCGCATGATTCTAATTGATGCAGGGCACGGAGGCATCGACGGTGGAACCTCCTACGGTAATATTTTAGAAAAAGATATCACGTTAGATATTTCACGCCGATTATTTCTGCTGCTTCGCAGTGATGGATTTGACGTAATCTTGAATCGCAATGGTGATTATGCACCCAGTGACGAAAACCGCTGGCTGCGCAGCAAATCTCGTCATCTGCGGGATCTTGCACAGCGTAAAGAGCTCGCCGAGACGCTCCCAGCTAATGTAGTGGTAAGCATCCATATTAATTGGGCGCCTTCCCCTTCTAAACATGGACCGCTTGTATTGTATCGCCAAGAGGGTCGCAGCTATTTCCTTGCCAATTCCATTCAGCAACAATTAAACAGCCTCTACGATGTCGAAGCTCATCCAAGACCAGGCAAACCTTTCTACCTCCTAAACAAAATAACCGCCACAACAGTTATCGTTGAGGCGGGTTTTGTAAGTAGTCCGGCAGATCGCCAGAAGCTGTGCTCACCTAAAGGGCAACAAGAAATTGCTGAAGCCATTGCTGGTGGTATCGTTGCTTATTTTATGGAAGTGTAA